Proteins encoded within one genomic window of Nonomuraea gerenzanensis:
- a CDS encoding M81 family metallopeptidase — protein MSLRIAICGIHIESSTFSPHLSGTADFEVTRGQALLGRYGWLGDPWAAEVEWVPIVHARALPGGAVEPAAYDAWRAEIVQGLSDGAFDGVLLDIHGAMSVVDRQDAEGDLITAIRSVIGPEPLVSAAMDLHGNVSPTLFAGCDLLTCYRTAPHVDVWETRERAARNLVDALRRGERPHKSLVHVPILLPGEMTSTRVEPARGLYARIPGIEARPGVIDAAIWIGFAWADEPRCTGAVVATGTDAAATEQAARELGQAFWDARDEFAFVAPTGSMDECLDAALKEGSARPYFISDSGDNPGAGGADDVTYALERMLARPEIRDGSARAVFASLFDPEAVALIGDLPVGSAVSVRAGGRVDTRPPGPLPLEGTLEAVADDPDGGRVVSVRIGGLSVFLTSRRMQYRLLESYGRLGVDVSGVDVVAVKIGYLEPELFEAAADWMLALTPGGVDQDLQRLPYRNLNRPIFPLDRDAALNV, from the coding sequence GTGTCTCTGCGTATCGCCATCTGTGGCATCCACATCGAGTCCAGCACCTTCTCGCCGCACCTGAGCGGCACCGCCGACTTCGAGGTCACGCGCGGCCAGGCCCTGCTCGGCAGGTACGGCTGGCTCGGCGACCCGTGGGCGGCCGAGGTGGAGTGGGTGCCGATCGTGCACGCCCGCGCCCTGCCCGGCGGGGCCGTCGAGCCCGCCGCGTACGACGCCTGGCGGGCCGAGATCGTCCAGGGCCTGTCGGACGGCGCGTTCGACGGCGTGCTGCTCGACATCCACGGCGCGATGAGCGTCGTCGACCGCCAGGACGCCGAGGGCGACCTGATCACCGCGATCCGCTCCGTGATCGGCCCCGAGCCGCTGGTGTCGGCCGCGATGGACCTGCACGGCAACGTCTCCCCCACCCTGTTCGCCGGCTGCGACCTGCTGACCTGCTACCGCACCGCGCCGCACGTGGACGTCTGGGAGACCCGCGAGCGCGCCGCCCGCAACCTCGTCGACGCCCTGCGCAGGGGCGAGCGCCCGCACAAGTCGCTGGTCCACGTGCCGATCCTGCTGCCCGGCGAGATGACCAGCACCCGCGTCGAGCCCGCCCGCGGCCTGTACGCCCGCATCCCCGGCATCGAGGCCAGGCCCGGCGTGATCGACGCGGCCATCTGGATCGGCTTCGCCTGGGCCGACGAGCCGCGCTGCACCGGCGCCGTCGTCGCCACCGGCACCGACGCCGCCGCCACCGAGCAGGCGGCCCGCGAGCTGGGGCAGGCGTTCTGGGACGCCCGCGACGAGTTCGCCTTCGTCGCGCCCACGGGCTCCATGGACGAGTGCCTGGACGCCGCGCTCAAGGAGGGCTCCGCCCGCCCGTACTTCATCAGCGACTCCGGCGACAACCCGGGCGCGGGCGGCGCCGACGACGTCACCTACGCGCTGGAGCGGATGCTGGCCAGGCCCGAGATCCGCGACGGCTCGGCCCGCGCCGTCTTCGCCTCCCTCTTCGACCCCGAGGCGGTGGCCCTCATCGGCGACCTGCCGGTCGGCTCGGCCGTCAGCGTGCGCGCCGGCGGCCGCGTGGACACCCGGCCGCCGGGGCCGCTGCCGCTGGAGGGCACGCTGGAGGCCGTGGCCGACGATCCCGACGGCGGGCGGGTGGTCAGCGTGCGCATCGGTGGGCTGAGCGTCTTTCTGACCTCGCGCCGGATGCAGTACCGGCTGCTGGAGTCGTACGGGCGGCTGGGGGTGGACGTCTCCGGGGTGGACGTGGTCGCGGTCAAGATCGGGTATCTGGAGCCGGAGCTGTTCGAGGCGGCGGCCGATTGGATGCTGGCGCTGACGCCCGGGGGTGTTGACCAGGATCTGCAGCGGCTGCCGTACCGGAACCTGAACCGGCCGATCTTCCCGCTGGACCGGGACGCCGCGCTGAACGTCTGA
- a CDS encoding peptide ABC transporter substrate-binding protein: MGTRTRIVSGVVAIGLGLTACSAGAGGSSQQGGAQGKDTVTVALRTPNWILPISAPGFTQGENDIFSTALYRKLYSYQLDGSSTDNINTQRSLAEPPVVSDEGKTLTIKLKDNTWSDGKPITTKDVQFWWDLVTANKDKWASYKPGGFPDNVSSFKVKDDKTFTLTTTKAYNAAWFVGNQLNRIVPLPQHAWDKGDAKKTFEELTAASKDPKSYATNPLWKTTSGPWKLESYVPSGEVVLAKQEAYSGPDKPKLNKITLRPFTGDDAEFNVLRAGQIDYGYIPPANLSQKGYLESKGYKVAPWYGWSITYLQLNYNNPKSGVLFKQPYLRQALQMLIDQPTISKVIWSGMAAPTCGPVPAKQGSPAGQGCVYPFDPAKAQQLLESHGWKVTPDGQTTCADPALCGEGIAKDTPLSFTVTSQSGFAATTKMFAEIKSAMAKVGVQLTIKEVPDSVAVTPACKPEESKCDWDMSFFGSQGSWYYPAFASGERLFQTDAPVNLGSYSNPEADELIEKAQFSADAGALQEYNDFLAKDLPVLWMPNPVYQISAYKSGLQGVEPQDPMNLMYFQDWSWKS; the protein is encoded by the coding sequence ATGGGGACGAGAACCCGCATCGTGAGCGGCGTGGTGGCCATCGGGCTCGGTCTCACCGCCTGCAGCGCGGGCGCCGGCGGCAGTTCGCAGCAGGGCGGCGCGCAGGGCAAGGACACCGTGACCGTGGCCCTGCGCACGCCGAACTGGATCCTGCCGATCTCGGCCCCCGGTTTCACCCAGGGCGAGAACGACATCTTCTCCACCGCCCTGTACCGCAAGCTGTACAGCTACCAGCTCGACGGCTCCAGCACCGACAACATCAACACCCAGCGGTCGCTGGCCGAGCCGCCCGTGGTCAGCGACGAGGGCAAGACGCTGACCATCAAGCTCAAGGACAACACCTGGTCCGACGGCAAGCCGATCACCACCAAGGACGTGCAGTTCTGGTGGGACCTCGTCACCGCCAACAAGGACAAGTGGGCCTCCTACAAGCCCGGCGGCTTCCCGGACAACGTCTCGTCCTTCAAGGTCAAGGACGACAAGACCTTCACGCTGACGACCACGAAGGCGTACAACGCCGCCTGGTTCGTCGGCAACCAGCTCAACCGCATCGTCCCGCTGCCCCAGCACGCCTGGGACAAGGGCGACGCGAAGAAGACCTTCGAGGAGCTGACCGCCGCCTCCAAGGACCCCAAGTCGTACGCGACCAACCCGCTGTGGAAGACCACCAGCGGGCCGTGGAAGCTGGAGAGCTACGTGCCCAGCGGCGAGGTGGTCCTGGCCAAGCAGGAGGCCTACTCGGGCCCCGACAAGCCGAAGCTGAACAAGATCACGCTGCGCCCGTTCACCGGCGACGACGCCGAGTTCAACGTGCTGCGCGCCGGGCAGATCGACTACGGCTACATCCCGCCGGCCAACCTGTCGCAGAAGGGCTACCTGGAGTCGAAGGGCTACAAGGTCGCCCCCTGGTACGGGTGGTCGATCACGTACCTGCAGCTCAACTACAACAACCCCAAGAGCGGGGTGCTGTTCAAGCAGCCGTACCTGCGCCAGGCGCTGCAGATGCTCATCGACCAGCCCACGATCAGCAAGGTCATCTGGTCCGGCATGGCCGCCCCCACCTGCGGTCCGGTCCCGGCCAAGCAGGGCTCGCCCGCCGGGCAGGGCTGCGTCTACCCGTTCGATCCGGCCAAGGCCCAGCAGCTGCTGGAGAGCCACGGCTGGAAGGTGACGCCCGACGGGCAGACCACCTGCGCCGACCCCGCGCTGTGCGGCGAGGGCATCGCCAAGGACACCCCGCTGAGCTTCACCGTCACCAGCCAGTCCGGCTTCGCCGCGACCACCAAGATGTTCGCCGAGATCAAGTCGGCGATGGCCAAGGTCGGCGTGCAGCTCACCATCAAGGAGGTGCCCGACTCCGTCGCGGTCACCCCGGCCTGCAAGCCGGAGGAGTCCAAGTGCGACTGGGACATGTCGTTCTTCGGCTCGCAGGGCAGCTGGTACTACCCGGCCTTCGCCTCCGGTGAGCGCCTGTTCCAAACCGACGCCCCCGTCAACCTCGGCAGCTACAGCAACCCCGAGGCCGACGAGCTGATCGAGAAGGCGCAGTTCTCCGCCGACGCCGGCGCCCTCCAGGAGTACAACGACTTCCTGGCCAAGGACCTGCCGGTGCTGTGGATGCCCAACCCCGTCTACCAGATCTCGGCGTACAAGTCGGGCCTGCAGGGCGTCGAGCCGCAGGACCCGATGAACCTGATGTACTTCCAAGACTGGTCCTGGAAGAGCTGA
- a CDS encoding DUF3500 domain-containing protein: MPGEYRQYLFPPDHPRLAEVRGLDPYAYREFARKPGTFTGGLVEGWTPLYRNAFHGVTENGVLRTGLYPLKPAEPGEEAPVEAMVAAAHDLLAALDDEGRERIAFPVDAVEWQTWANPEFMQFDTGLRLDLQPPAVRERALALVRASLSPEGYRLAHAMMLVNGFLGEVVGLETILNEFSYNLALYGTPDPRAPWGWQLYGHHCALNCLVVEGRMALSPVFLGAEPDEIDAGPHAGLSDLFADRVELGLRLMAALPEEQRRQAVLYERMVDPAMPEGRVHPGDERHLAGAFQDNRVIPVEGVRLTDVPAEARERALAIAAAFVRLLPEGPRAARLREIAEHLDETWFCWIGGHRPGDVFYYRLQSPVLIAELDHHCGVFLDYDTPKPFHVHTVLRTPHGNDYGRAWVRQWQEQAR; this comes from the coding sequence ATGCCCGGTGAGTACCGCCAGTACCTGTTCCCGCCCGATCACCCGAGGCTGGCTGAGGTGCGGGGCCTGGACCCGTACGCCTACCGCGAGTTCGCCAGGAAGCCCGGCACGTTCACCGGCGGCCTGGTCGAGGGCTGGACGCCGCTGTACAGGAACGCCTTCCACGGCGTCACGGAGAACGGCGTGCTGCGCACCGGCCTGTACCCGCTCAAGCCCGCGGAGCCGGGGGAGGAGGCGCCGGTCGAGGCCATGGTGGCCGCCGCGCACGACCTGCTGGCCGCCCTGGACGACGAGGGACGCGAGCGGATCGCCTTCCCCGTGGACGCCGTGGAGTGGCAGACCTGGGCCAACCCGGAGTTCATGCAGTTCGACACGGGGCTGCGGCTGGACCTGCAGCCGCCGGCCGTCCGCGAGCGGGCGCTGGCCCTGGTGCGGGCCTCGCTCTCGCCCGAGGGCTACCGGCTGGCGCACGCGATGATGCTGGTCAACGGCTTCCTCGGCGAGGTCGTCGGGCTGGAGACCATACTCAACGAGTTCAGCTACAACCTCGCCCTCTACGGCACCCCCGACCCGCGCGCGCCGTGGGGCTGGCAGCTCTACGGCCACCACTGCGCGCTCAACTGCCTGGTCGTCGAGGGCCGCATGGCGCTGTCGCCGGTGTTCCTCGGCGCCGAGCCCGACGAGATCGACGCCGGCCCGCACGCGGGCCTGAGCGACCTGTTCGCCGACCGGGTGGAGCTGGGGCTGCGGCTGATGGCCGCGCTGCCGGAGGAGCAGCGGCGGCAGGCCGTCCTGTACGAGCGGATGGTCGATCCCGCGATGCCGGAGGGCCGGGTGCACCCGGGCGACGAGCGGCACCTGGCAGGGGCGTTCCAGGACAACCGGGTCATCCCCGTCGAAGGCGTGCGCCTCACCGACGTGCCGGCCGAGGCGCGGGAGCGCGCCCTGGCGATCGCCGCCGCGTTCGTCCGGCTGCTGCCGGAAGGGCCGCGCGCCGCCCGGCTGCGGGAGATCGCCGAGCACCTCGACGAGACCTGGTTCTGCTGGATCGGCGGGCATCGGCCCGGGGACGTCTTCTACTACCGGCTGCAGTCGCCGGTGCTCATCGCCGAGCTGGACCACCACTGCGGGGTGTTCCTCGACTACGACACGCCCAAGCCGTTCCACGTGCACACCGTGCTGCGCACCCCGCACGGCAACGACTACGGCCGCGCCTGGGTCCGCCAGTGGCAGGAGCAGGCCCGATGA
- a CDS encoding ROK family transcriptional regulator: MSEPPANVREQTLSLLASGKAASRADLVELLEVAPSTVSSVVRRLLEEGTILEEGVGASTGGRRPKILRLREDGGVFVVAELGARHARVGLCSPSGALQAAEEFAVDIGAGPKAIFDAVTAAFDGIRTAHAPGRRLLAVGMALPGPVDFPHGRLIGPARMPGWSGYDVQRDLRDRFQVTAVVDNDAKAAAIGEYVTRAETGDMIYVKAGSGIGGCLVSGAQIYRGGRGLSGDVTHVRVADSGERECSCGSRGCLETVASGAALARELAGRGLPVTSLRDVIAATVNADPAVVTLVRQAGRHLGVALSGLVNFLNPDSVVIGGALSSLDVYVAAVKGMLYERCLPPLTQSLSIEASIAGPDAALIGLGRLLRETADVRPS, from the coding sequence ATGTCGGAGCCGCCCGCCAACGTGCGCGAGCAGACGCTGAGCCTGCTGGCCAGCGGCAAGGCCGCCTCTCGCGCGGATCTGGTGGAGCTTTTGGAGGTGGCTCCGTCCACGGTCTCCAGCGTGGTGCGCCGCCTGCTGGAGGAGGGCACGATCCTGGAGGAGGGCGTGGGCGCCTCCACCGGGGGTCGCCGTCCGAAGATCCTGCGGCTGCGCGAGGACGGCGGCGTGTTCGTGGTGGCCGAGCTGGGCGCCCGGCACGCCCGCGTCGGCCTCTGCTCACCCTCCGGCGCCCTCCAGGCGGCCGAGGAGTTCGCCGTCGACATAGGAGCAGGCCCCAAGGCGATCTTCGACGCGGTCACCGCGGCCTTCGACGGCATCAGGACCGCCCACGCGCCCGGCCGCCGGCTGCTGGCCGTCGGCATGGCGCTGCCGGGCCCCGTGGACTTCCCCCACGGGCGGCTCATCGGGCCCGCCCGCATGCCGGGCTGGAGCGGCTACGACGTCCAGCGCGACCTGCGCGACCGCTTCCAGGTGACCGCCGTCGTCGACAACGACGCCAAGGCGGCCGCCATCGGCGAGTACGTCACCCGCGCCGAGACCGGCGACATGATCTACGTCAAGGCCGGCAGCGGCATCGGCGGCTGCCTGGTCAGCGGCGCCCAGATCTACCGGGGCGGGCGCGGGCTGAGCGGCGACGTCACGCACGTCAGGGTGGCCGACAGCGGCGAGCGCGAGTGCTCCTGCGGCAGCCGCGGCTGCCTGGAGACCGTGGCCAGCGGCGCCGCGCTGGCCCGCGAGCTGGCCGGGCGCGGCCTGCCCGTCACCAGCCTGCGCGACGTCATCGCCGCCACCGTCAACGCCGACCCGGCCGTGGTGACCCTCGTCCGCCAGGCCGGCCGCCACCTGGGCGTCGCCCTGTCGGGCCTGGTCAACTTCCTCAACCCCGACAGCGTGGTCATCGGCGGCGCGCTGTCGAGCCTGGACGTCTACGTGGCGGCCGTCAAGGGCATGCTCTACGAGCGCTGCCTGCCGCCGCTGACCCAGTCGCTGTCCATCGAGGCGAGCATCGCCGGCCCCGACGCGGCCCTGATCGGGCTGGGCCGGCTCCTGCGGGAGACGGCCGACGTCCGCCCCTCCTAG